ttattttcgatttatgagtttgactgtccctctactATCTTTCGCCACTCTTGAATTGGAATTGcgaaatcaatttaaaaatattttactcaATTACAAAAAAGGTTTGGTAACAAGAACCCTCTTTGGTTAATTTATTCTGAAGCCATGAATACAACAAAGTATAGTAGTCTTTTAAATGTTTGTGTCGTGAGTTACTGTCTTATTTCAATTACACCACATCTCCTTTAGTCCACAGTGTTTgcagtaatatatttttttcttacataCCAGCGTCATAATGAGCCATTTGCCGACCAGGGCCATACAGTAGGTACGGGTAAACCATTCCAGGTAACTTATCAAACATGCAAGGTCGGGAACCAGTATCTTCCGCGTCAACTATTATCATCCAGCCTTTATCGTTTGGACATCCCCCAAAGTTCTGATGGATGAAGAAATGGCGGTTGGCGCCTTGGTGACTATGtaaatcaaataagaaaaattagAGGAAAACATTTTCTGTAGAttccattttttaaatatatttacgtAAAGAAGGTATGTTCACTTCTTactatttttgtttttgcttttcaaatttttggTTATGGTATTTGTAACGGATAACCTATATCTCTTTGCATTTCACTAAATTCATATTTTGTCTGTATTTTATAGATTTTCTGCAATATAGTATCTAATCCCATTTCCTGTTAATAGAAcgattcatgtttttttttttagattacttACCCATCCATTGAGAAATATTTAAAGGTTGACATTTGCGTCAGGTCGTTAAAAGAATTGGACTGCATTCGTTCCCTGGTGAACCAGTTATAACTTGTTGAGCCTCGAccatcaaaatatatttcaacagCTAGTTTGCCATTTTTTAATAGCTCAATTTTCACCtgatataaaattgataaattgtCAATTGGTCAATATTTTATGTTTCTCCAATTTTGTTTATGCTCATGATGATTGTCACTTTCAAAATCGTCATACTAGCATTCTTTATATGACATATATTATCAGTAATTGTTTAATTATTCACAGGAATAGTTCATTgatcatttgtaaaaaaaaaaaagtcttaatACAAATATCGAAATACAAGGTAAATTAATTTAGAGGCTATAAAGAGCCTGTGTGTCACACTTCGGTAAATGTGTATCTTCAACATTGTCCACATTGAGGATTAGAAAAgaattcagaataaaaaaaaccaatgttgttgatcttgtattcctgatattttctgtctttttacagtttttctctTTTGTGTTTGCAAATAACATAACGTTTCTGAAAATGGTTTTTGATAGCTAACACTCTAAGAAGATGTGCTCTAGCATTTTGGCAGACTTTGACCTAGTTGGAGATATTGTCTGGCAAACATTTTTGCTATTGTAAAAATTGAAGAACAATAACTGCAATGATGTTTCGTAAAATTTGGCCTTGTTGAGATTTTGTATATCTTGTTTGGCTAATCAGTTTTACTAATGTCAGTTTCCATCTATCTTTCTATTATAGTTCTCAAagtaatatatacaaaaatgctAAATATTGGTAAAAATCATCATTATAGGATAATAACTCGTTGAGAGTCGtctaacaatttttaaatgaataatgtCTAAATCTTATCTGACTAAtcattttttcaatgaaaaaattctctatatattttattgtgtggCAAAATGAAAACAGTGGTTAAACCCGAAATTTTAAGCTACTTACTGATACCAAAAGTCATTTGACAGTTTTGATGTAAAAGAACAATCTATAGATCTTCACATTTTTGACAAGTTGAACCTTTTCAGATTTTCTAAATTTTCAACAGACAACACTTGCATTTTGCATTTAACTATTATGTTCTGATTTTAGCCTTGTCGGTAATGTTGTTTGGTTAGCGGTATCGTCGACcactttttaaaacaagatacctcACTGATGACTGTGGtcaattttggtaaaatttggcttTGTAGTTCCAAAGAAGAAGTTTTTTGTTAAGGTTAACAAACTACAACGACGGAAGACTTATGTCAAGTGATTTGAAAAGGTCACTTGCCGTTTTGGGGCCAGGTGAGATGACAAAATTATACGCTTGACTATAGAAACTAATGGAACGGATTAAAACATGTCATGTTGCTGATTAGCACAGTATTAAATAAGATAGCTAGAtaaacttatacatgttatatgacaAGTGTTTATAGTTCGttatattatcaaaaaataaagtGAGCAACAAAAAAGACATAATTAGTTAATGTAGACATAATTAGAATGCAACCAAAAAAGTTAAACATTGTATTGtttcaaatttatacttgatCAATGAGTGATCCATTCCAGTTGTCAATCATTGTACTCCTAAGGTGTCGATTGGTACACGAGTCTTTAATGTTGCTGATGTCCCCTCCCATGGATGGCTTTTTCCAAGTGTCTAATATTGGCTGCTTATTTCCAGTACATGCCACGAAAATTTGTTTGAAATCTTAAGAAAAACATTTAATTGGCTTATTA
The window above is part of the Mytilus edulis chromosome 6, xbMytEdul2.2, whole genome shotgun sequence genome. Proteins encoded here:
- the LOC139527537 gene encoding uncharacterized protein, which codes for MCMSNVSVSICINAIVVALMAIYVYRTERRMEEISDKHSRTETQNDKKTIDNFKQIFVACTGNKQPILDTWKKPSMGGDISNIKDSCTNRHLRSTMIDNWNGSLIDQVKIELLKNGKLAVEIYFDGRGSTSYNWFTRERMQSNSFNDLTQMSTFKYFSMDGHQGANRHFFIHQNFGGCPNDKGWMIIVDAEDTGSRPCMFDKLPGMVYPYLLYGPGRQMAHYDAGLYAVADMMIISIST